One Acaryochloris marina S15 DNA segment encodes these proteins:
- a CDS encoding RNA polymerase sigma factor, RpoD/SigA family, whose protein sequence is MTDNVRLYLREIGRYPLLTPTQELQFGREVQAMMELQGLKQKLAQDNEVEPSMETWAEAADLEVSELEAKLDQGKKAKQAMITGNLRLVVTIAKKYKDHNLEFLDLIQEGTLGLERAAEKYDPQRGFRFSTYAYWWIRQGITRAIADQSRTIRLPIYLTEYFNKIKRAQRELSQSLGRSPTTSEIAQALSLPPEKVREYLQLSHHTLSIDLKIGDDQDNSIVDFIEASNPLPEEFVTGKTLSESLQQLLTTLTPQQREVLTLRYGLIDDRQLSLAAVGRRMDISSERVRQLQMDALKRLQKHKPAIADYLVS, encoded by the coding sequence ATGACAGATAACGTCCGCCTATATCTTCGAGAGATTGGCCGATATCCCTTGCTGACACCCACTCAGGAATTGCAGTTTGGTAGAGAAGTCCAAGCGATGATGGAATTGCAGGGGCTGAAACAAAAGTTGGCTCAGGATAACGAAGTAGAGCCTTCTATGGAGACTTGGGCCGAGGCTGCTGATCTGGAGGTGTCGGAACTCGAAGCCAAGCTAGATCAGGGCAAAAAAGCCAAGCAGGCCATGATTACGGGAAATCTTCGTCTAGTCGTGACCATTGCTAAAAAGTACAAAGACCATAACTTGGAATTCCTGGATTTGATTCAAGAGGGAACCTTGGGGCTTGAAAGAGCAGCGGAGAAATATGACCCTCAACGAGGTTTTCGCTTCTCGACCTATGCCTACTGGTGGATTCGCCAGGGAATTACGCGCGCGATCGCAGATCAGAGTCGCACCATCCGTCTTCCCATTTATCTGACGGAATACTTCAATAAGATCAAGCGAGCCCAGCGAGAACTATCTCAATCTTTAGGCCGCAGCCCCACAACATCAGAGATTGCTCAAGCTCTGTCCTTGCCTCCAGAAAAAGTTCGAGAATATCTTCAACTTTCACACCACACTCTGTCTATCGATCTGAAAATTGGTGATGATCAAGATAACTCTATCGTAGACTTCATCGAGGCATCCAATCCCCTACCGGAAGAATTTGTCACGGGCAAAACCCTGAGTGAGTCTCTCCAGCAGTTGTTAACCACCCTCACTCCTCAGCAGCGAGAAGTACTCACCCTGCGCTATGGGTTGATCGATGATCGTCAACTCTCCCTCGCTGCTGTAGGCCGTCGTATGGATATCAGCAGCGAACGAGTCCGCCAATTGCAAATGGATGCTCTTAAACGCCTACAAAAGCATAAACCAGCAATCGCTGATTATCTTGTGAGTTAA